One region of Quercus lobata isolate SW786 chromosome 2, ValleyOak3.0 Primary Assembly, whole genome shotgun sequence genomic DNA includes:
- the LOC115978093 gene encoding protein C2-DOMAIN ABA-RELATED 4-like has protein sequence MESLLGLLRIHVHRGVNLAVRDVRSSDPYVVIKMGKQKLKTRVVKKNINPEWNEDLTLSVADPSLPIKIFVFDKDTFSLDDKMGDAEFEIGSFLEALKMRLEGLPNGTIISRVQPNRQNCLAEESCIIWTDGKAVQNIVLRLRNVESGEVELQLQWIDIPGSRGSNKLEDKFAFKERES, from the exons ATGGAGAGCCTTTTGGGTCTGCTTAGGATTCATGTCCATAGAGGGGTGAACCTTGCAGTCAGGGATGTCAGAAGCAGTGATCCTTATGTTGTTATCAAAATGGGCAAGCAG AAGCTGAAGACTCGTGTAGTGAAGAAGAATATCAATCCAGAGTGGAATGAAGATTTGACTCTTTCTGTAGCTGATCCCAGTCTACCAATAAAGATT TTTGTATTCGACAAAGACACATTTTCTCTGGATGATAAAATGGGGGATGCTGAGTTTGAGATTGGTTCATTTCTTGAAGCCTTAAAGATGCGCTTGGAAGGCCTTCCTAATGGAACAATAATTTCGAGAGTACAACCAAACAGGCAAAACTGTCTAGCTGAAGAGAGCTGCATTATCTGGACTGATGGCAAAGCTGTTCAAAATATAGTTCTTAGACTGCGAAATGTGGAGAGCGGCGAGGTGGAACTCCAGTTACAGTGGATTGACATTCCTGGTTCCCGGG GGTCAAACAAACTTGAGGACAAGTTTGCTTTCAAAGAAAGGGAATCCTGA